DNA sequence from the Pedobacter sp. W3I1 genome:
CAGGTGTTTTTTTGATTTTCTTATGCGTAATCTGAAACTAAAGATTGCTGCATGTATCTAATGGTTTAACTGATCTGTTTTTAAAGTTTCACTGATCCCCAATTCGAGTCCCCGTAGTTCGGCAAGTCCTTTCAGTCTTCCTATTGCTGAATACCCGGGGTATGGGTTTTTATGCAAATCATCAAGCATTTGGTGGCCATGATCGGGGCGCATAGGGATGGAACGGTTTTGGGCGCGCATAAGCTTTACCAGGGAAGTGACCAAAATAGTCATATTTGCATTTCCTTCCAGGTGATTGGCCTCATAAAAATTGCCATTGCCCTCGCGGTGAACGCTTCGCAGGTGTAGAAAATAGATTCTGTTTCCCAATCGTTCAATCATTCCTTTTAAATCATTATCCGGCCGGGCACCAAAGGAACCGCTGCAAAAGCATATACCATTCGAGCGCGCAGGCACAGCTTTTAATATTTTATGCGCATGTTCTTCTGTGCTCATAATTCTTGGCAAACCCAAAATGGGGTAGGGTGGGTCATCCGGATGAATGGCTAACTGCAGGCCGTTTTCATCTGCTGTAGGCGTGATCTCCTGTAAAAAACTAATCAGATTATTGTCCAACATTTCTGCAGAAATGTTTTTATATCCTTCCAGTAAGGTGAGCACCTGGTCTTTGGTAAAATGATCTTTACTTCCCGGCAGGCCCTGCAGGCAATTACTCATTAAAGTATTGCGTTCCTGCGGGCTGAGTTCATCGAAAAAGCTTTTGGCATTTTCCAATTCCTGTTGCGTGTAGTCGGCGGTGGCCCCAGGCCTGTTTAACAAATAAAGGTCAAAAGCAATGAATGCAGTTTTTTCAAATCTTAAAGCGAGTGCGCCGGTTTTGGTTTTAAATTTTAAATCGGTTCGCATCCAGTCTAACACAGGCATGAAATTATAGGTAATCACTTTGATTCCGCAGTTTGCCAGATTTATCAGACTGACTTTGTAATTTTCAATCCATAGCTGATAGTCGCCCTGCCTCTTTTTGATGTCCTCATGTACCGGCAGACTTTCGACCACTTCCCAGGTCAGTCCACTGGACTCAATAATCGCCTTGCGGGCCAATATTTCTTCCTCCGGCCAGATTTCTCCAACGACGATGTGGTGTAAAGCCGTTACCACTCCGGTACAGCCTGCCTGTAGAATGTGGGCTAATTCAACAATATCATCGGGACCATACCAGCGCATCGTTTGGGTCATTTTCATAGCAGAGCGGTATGGTTTTGAAGTATCTTTTGATCGCACATCATCATATTTCTAATTTGCTTTTGTAATTTGACCGGCAATTTAATTGTGTGTTTCATGTTTGGTTTTAGGCTCTGGTCCTATAAAAAATTATTTCGCCTACATTAATCTGGCGGTTCTTGCGTGCAATCGATTGTTGAAAATGTTGCACAGTTTTAATTTTTCTAAGTTTTAGACATGTTTAAGTTCAATTCATTTTAGAAATAATCCCTGTCCGGGCATCTTTCTAAAAAGTATCGGTAACCGAAGTTCATTAAAGATTTTTAAATAAATAATGATTAGTTCCGCTCAAGGGCATTTTTGAACATTTTTTCCATCAATATAATCAATGGTTCCATCATGGTGCGGCGCGATGCACTTAAGTTTGTGGTGATAATTAATTTCAGGCGGGCGATTAATTATTCCTGCCAATCACCTCTAACCAAATAAAATGAAAAGATTAATCCCCATCTTAGTAACACTGATTTTTATTCAAACTACAGTTTGCGCGCAAAAGCAAATTCCTGTAGCACCTGCTGGTTTTGATGTTAGCCAGACAGAAATCCCCCATGGAAAAATAGATACGATACAATATGTATCAAAAACTGTCGGAGCAACAAGGAAAGCCACCATTTATTTTCCGCCAGGCTATCTGAAAACTAAAAAGTATCCTGTTTTATATCTGCTCCACGGCATTGGAGGCGATGAAAAGGAGTGGCTGAATGGGGGGAAACCTCAGGTAATCTTCGACAACCTGTATGCTTTGGGAAAGCTTGAACCCATGTTGGTTGTAATGCCAAACGGCAGGGCGATGAAAGATGACCGTGCCTCAGGAAACGTGATGGCTCCGGAAAAAGTTGCTGCCTTTGCGAACTTCGAAAATGATTTGATCAAGGATTTGATTCCATATGTTGAACAAAATTACCCTGTTTTTAAAGACCGGGATCACCGTGCCATTGCCGGATTGTCAATGGGCGGAGGCCAGTCCCTGAATTTTGGATTGGGTAATCTGGATACATTTGCCTGGGTTGGTGGTTTTTCTTCTGCGCCAAATACCAAGAAACCTGAGGAGTTATTGCCAGATCCGGCCAGGGGGAAAGCAATGCTTAAGTTGCTTTGGATATCTTGCGGTGATCAGGATAGACTGCTTAATTTCTCTCAGCGTACCCATGATTATCTGGCAGATAAGAACCTTCCCCATATTTATTATCTCGAACCAGGCGTGCATGATTTTAAAGTATGGAAGAATGATTTATACCTGTTTAGCCAGCTATTATTTAAACCTGTAGATCAGGCTTCCTTCTTAGATTATAACCCGTAGTTTCCAAACTTGCACCTAAAGAAGCTATTAATTTGCCTGAAACTCAACTTTATGATATTAAAACCGATGCAGGGAAAGTTTACACCCTGTTTAAAAAATAAAATGATTATCACACACCAATATGATTAGTAAACCAAATCTGCGGGCTGTTGCCAGAAAGCATGTTTTTTATTTTTTAGGTCTTATGATGGGCTGGGCTGCTCATGCAAATGCTCAGGAGAAACTATATGCTAACGAATTTCCGCTTCATGCAATTAGTCTTTCGGATGGGCCCTTTAAACATGCCCAGGACCTGAATTTAAAAACACTGCTTGAATATGATGTAGATAAACTGCTCGCTCCTTATCTTAAGCAAGCTGGCCTGACTCCCAAAAAGAGCTCTTATGAAAACTGGGACGGTTTGGATGGCCATATAGGAGGTCATTACCTTTCTGCCCTTTCGATGACTTATGCAGCGACCGGTGATGGAGCATGTAAAAAAAGGTTAGACTACATGATCAGCGCACTCAAAGCCTGTCAGCTCGCAAGTGGAAAAAACCACCCGGAATGGGCTGTGGGTTACCTTGGGGGAGTACCTAATAGTGCTGAAATCTGGTCTTCATTCAGAACAGGTGATTTTAAGGCTTTCAGTAAATCCTGGGTGCCTTGGTATAATGTTCATAAAATGTTTGCCGGCCTTCGCGATGCCTGGTTATATACAGGTGATGAAGACGCTGAAAAATTATTTATAAACTTCTGCGACTGGAGTCTTGAGATAACGGCTAAACTATCGGATGAACAGATGCAAAGTATGCTTGGCACCGAACAAGGTGGAATGAACGAGGTTCTTGCGGATGCTTACCAGATCACCAGGAATGAAAAATATTTAAAAGCTGCAATGCGTTTTTCTCATCGTCAGCTCCTCGAGCCAATGGCTCGCAGAGAAGATAACCTCAATAATAAACATGCCAATACGCAGGTGCCGAAAGCCGTTGGATTCCAGCGCATCGGAGCGTTAGCAAATGCGGATAATTATAAACGTGCAGGTCTCTTTTTTTGGGAAACAGTCACCCAAAACCGAACGCTAGCTTTTGGAGGAAACAGTAGAAGAGAATTCTTTCTAAGCCCTGCCGCTGCGCCTGATTTTATCAATGATGTTGAAGGACCGGAGAGCTGTAATACCTATAATATGTTAAAGCTTTCTGAAGGACTTTTCCGTGATCAGCCGCTAGGGAAATATATGGACTTCTACGAAAAGGGTTTGTTCAACCACATTTTGTCTGCCCAACATCCCGTTCACGGTGGCTATGTTTATTTTACGCCCCTTCGCCCCAGGCACTACCGTGTATATTCTGCTTCAAACAAAGCGATGTGGTGTTGTGTAGGGAGCGGAATGGAGAATTATGGTAAGCTGGGTCAGTTAATTTATACCCACCGAAAAGACTCGCTTTATTTAAACCTTTTTATAGCCTCCCGGCTTGACTGGCAGAAAAAAGGCATTAAAATTATACAAAAAACTAATTTTCCGGATGCTGAAAAAACCAGAATTGAGGTAGAAAAGGGTAATGCAGACTTTACCCTTATGATCAGATATCCTGAATGGGTAAAACCAGGGCAACTGAGAATTTTGGTTAATCACCAGGAGGTTATTAGCCGTCCGGATTCCTCAGCGTATATGGGTATAAAAAGGCACTGGAACAAGGGAGATGTTGTGGAAATCGAACTGCCTATGCATACCAGTTTGGAGCAATTGCCGAACCTGTCGGTTTATAGTGCAATCCTTCATGGACCGATATTGCTCGCCGCCAAAACCGGCAGTCAGGATTTAAAAGGGCTTTTAGCTGACCAAAGCCGCTGGGGACATATTGCCAGTGGCGAAAAACTGCCCGTTGATCAGGCACCTATATTAATCGCAGGCGGGGCCGATCAGATTACCTCCAGCGTAGTGCCCGAGAAAGAAAAGCCAATGCAATTCAGCTTTGCCAACCTCAAGATCATTAACCCTGCTCAACTTTCCCTTGAGCCTTTTTATAAAATCCATGATTCCAGGTATATGATGTATTGGATGACGCTGAATGAGGACCAGTACAAAAATTATTTAGATTCCCTGCAAAAGCTGGAAAGCGAAAAACTTTTACTTGAAAAAAGAACGGTGGATTTTGTGGCACCCGGCGAACAACAGCCTGAGGCGGATCACCAGCTCCTTCAAAACATTTCTCAAACCGGAACTTTCTCAGATCAGTTCTGGCGTTCGGCCAATAATGGTGGATATTTTAGCTATCTGTTGGACACAAGGGGAGAAACCAGGCTTAAAATTTCACTTAAGTACTGGGGCGCAGAGTGGGGAAAGAAGATTTTTGATATTTACATTGACGATAAAAAGCTACTGACTGTAGATAATTCGGAGCGGTGGAATAACTCCGGGTTCAAAACTGATGAATATCCAATACCTGAAGATATGCTTACCGGAAAGAAAAATGTAAGGCTTCGAATTCAGACTTCGCAAGGAAATACATCCAGTGCAATTTATTATATACGCTTGCTGAAGAATACGGATAAAAAATAAAATAGTTGATAATACAATATTCACTTACAACGTAAATCATGAAAATATTAATTGGTCTCATCAGCCTGGTTATGTGCTGTAAAGCAGGAGTAGCACAAACAGACCGCTATAAACTGTTTAGCCCTAACAAAAACCTGGAGCTGGTGTGTAGTCCGAAAGCATTACGCTACCATATTTTATATAAGGGCAAAATGGTGCTTGCCGATTCGAAACTTGGCCTTATCCGGGAGGACGAGGATTTCTCAAAAGGACTTATATTAACCAAAGTATCCAAACCCACTACGGTGACCCATAATTATACGATGGTAAATGCGAAAAAAAGTTCGATCTTCTATAAAGCCATCGAGACAACTTTCGAATTCCGAACTGGTAAAGGGAGCCGGATGAATCTTACTTTTAGAATAGCTGATGATGGGCTTGCCTTCAGATATGAATTTCCTGAACAAAATAAGTCTTTAAAAAAGATTGTCAGAGAGTCAACCAGTTTCCGGTTTTTAACCGGAACAAGGGCCTGGTTGCAACCTAAAGCCGATGCGCAGACAGGCTTTGAGCATACCAATCCCTTTTACGAGGCTCATTACAATATGGATATTCCGGTGGGAACCCCTTCTGGCAGTTCAAATGGTTGGGTATATCCAGCATTATTTAAATTTGATCAGGTTTGGATGCTTTTGAGTGAGGCCGATCTGGGGCGGGGCTACTGCGGAACATCTCTGGCTCAAAACGCTGTTGATAATGAGTATATGATCAATTTCCCTCAGCCAGCCGAAGGCATCCCAGGGGATGCTTTGCTGCCTGAATCGACTTTACCCTGGAAAACGCCCTGGAGAATCATGGCTATTGGCGACTTAAAGACGATTTCTGAATCTACCCTGGGAACTGATCTTGCCCAACCTGCAAAGGTAATGGATAAAGAATTTATTCAGCCTGGAAAGTCGGCATGGAGCTGGGTATTGGAAAAAGATGCAGCAACGATATATTCCGTGCAGAAAAGATATGTTGATTATGCCGCCGGGATGAATTGGCAGTATAGTTTAATTGATGCCAATTGGGATAAAACCATTGGTTATGACTCTATTGCTGTGCTGGCCAAATATGCAAAAGAGAAGCGAGTTGGCCTGCTCCTTTGGTACAATTCTGCCGGAAACTGGAATACGGTAAAATTTACGCCCAGAGATAAACTGTTGACTCATCAAAGCAGGGTTCAGGAATTTGCCCGTTTGAAAGAAATGGGTATAAAAGGCATAAAAGTAGATTTTTTTGCGGGTGACGGGCAGTCGATGATAAATTATTATCAGGATATTTTGGAAGACGCCGCCAGTTACCAGTTACTGGTCAATTTTCATGGTGCAACCCTGCCCAGGGGTTTGCAACGGACTTATCCAAATTTGATGACAGCTGAAGCGGTTTTCGGATATGAAATGATTTCTTTCGACCAGAATGCTGCAAATAAAGCCCCTTCACATGCGGTGATGAGCGCGATGGTGCGTAATGCATTTGACCCGATGGATTTTACGCCAATGGCATTGTATAAAATCCCAGGAATAAAACGGGCGACTACGCCGGCCTTTGAATTAGCCACATCTGTTGTTTTCCTTTCCGGCATACAGCACTTTGCAGAAACACCTTCGGGCATGTCTCAGGTTCCCGAATCTGCCAAAACTTTCCTGAAAGAGCTGCCGGTAAGCTGGGATGATACACGGTTTATTGATGGTTATCCGGGGGAATTTTATATCGTAGCCAGAAGAAGCGGGAAAAAATGGTACGTAGCAGGTATTAACGGTGAGAACAAGCGCAAAGATTTATCCCTTAATTTATCTTTCCTGGCTAATAAAAAAGCGAAGTTGATTTTTTCAGAAGGATCT
Encoded proteins:
- a CDS encoding glycoside hydrolase family 97 protein, translated to MKILIGLISLVMCCKAGVAQTDRYKLFSPNKNLELVCSPKALRYHILYKGKMVLADSKLGLIREDEDFSKGLILTKVSKPTTVTHNYTMVNAKKSSIFYKAIETTFEFRTGKGSRMNLTFRIADDGLAFRYEFPEQNKSLKKIVRESTSFRFLTGTRAWLQPKADAQTGFEHTNPFYEAHYNMDIPVGTPSGSSNGWVYPALFKFDQVWMLLSEADLGRGYCGTSLAQNAVDNEYMINFPQPAEGIPGDALLPESTLPWKTPWRIMAIGDLKTISESTLGTDLAQPAKVMDKEFIQPGKSAWSWVLEKDAATIYSVQKRYVDYAAGMNWQYSLIDANWDKTIGYDSIAVLAKYAKEKRVGLLLWYNSAGNWNTVKFTPRDKLLTHQSRVQEFARLKEMGIKGIKVDFFAGDGQSMINYYQDILEDAASYQLLVNFHGATLPRGLQRTYPNLMTAEAVFGYEMISFDQNAANKAPSHAVMSAMVRNAFDPMDFTPMALYKIPGIKRATTPAFELATSVVFLSGIQHFAETPSGMSQVPESAKTFLKELPVSWDDTRFIDGYPGEFYIVARRSGKKWYVAGINGENKRKDLSLNLSFLANKKAKLIFSEGSAEVNLKSKEIKVSADGKLGLSLKGNDGFTLVFGD
- the uxuA gene encoding mannonate dehydratase; this translates as MKMTQTMRWYGPDDIVELAHILQAGCTGVVTALHHIVVGEIWPEEEILARKAIIESSGLTWEVVESLPVHEDIKKRQGDYQLWIENYKVSLINLANCGIKVITYNFMPVLDWMRTDLKFKTKTGALALRFEKTAFIAFDLYLLNRPGATADYTQQELENAKSFFDELSPQERNTLMSNCLQGLPGSKDHFTKDQVLTLLEGYKNISAEMLDNNLISFLQEITPTADENGLQLAIHPDDPPYPILGLPRIMSTEEHAHKILKAVPARSNGICFCSGSFGARPDNDLKGMIERLGNRIYFLHLRSVHREGNGNFYEANHLEGNANMTILVTSLVKLMRAQNRSIPMRPDHGHQMLDDLHKNPYPGYSAIGRLKGLAELRGLELGISETLKTDQLNH
- a CDS encoding esterase family protein, with amino-acid sequence MKRLIPILVTLIFIQTTVCAQKQIPVAPAGFDVSQTEIPHGKIDTIQYVSKTVGATRKATIYFPPGYLKTKKYPVLYLLHGIGGDEKEWLNGGKPQVIFDNLYALGKLEPMLVVMPNGRAMKDDRASGNVMAPEKVAAFANFENDLIKDLIPYVEQNYPVFKDRDHRAIAGLSMGGGQSLNFGLGNLDTFAWVGGFSSAPNTKKPEELLPDPARGKAMLKLLWISCGDQDRLLNFSQRTHDYLADKNLPHIYYLEPGVHDFKVWKNDLYLFSQLLFKPVDQASFLDYNP
- a CDS encoding beta-L-arabinofuranosidase domain-containing protein: MISKPNLRAVARKHVFYFLGLMMGWAAHANAQEKLYANEFPLHAISLSDGPFKHAQDLNLKTLLEYDVDKLLAPYLKQAGLTPKKSSYENWDGLDGHIGGHYLSALSMTYAATGDGACKKRLDYMISALKACQLASGKNHPEWAVGYLGGVPNSAEIWSSFRTGDFKAFSKSWVPWYNVHKMFAGLRDAWLYTGDEDAEKLFINFCDWSLEITAKLSDEQMQSMLGTEQGGMNEVLADAYQITRNEKYLKAAMRFSHRQLLEPMARREDNLNNKHANTQVPKAVGFQRIGALANADNYKRAGLFFWETVTQNRTLAFGGNSRREFFLSPAAAPDFINDVEGPESCNTYNMLKLSEGLFRDQPLGKYMDFYEKGLFNHILSAQHPVHGGYVYFTPLRPRHYRVYSASNKAMWCCVGSGMENYGKLGQLIYTHRKDSLYLNLFIASRLDWQKKGIKIIQKTNFPDAEKTRIEVEKGNADFTLMIRYPEWVKPGQLRILVNHQEVISRPDSSAYMGIKRHWNKGDVVEIELPMHTSLEQLPNLSVYSAILHGPILLAAKTGSQDLKGLLADQSRWGHIASGEKLPVDQAPILIAGGADQITSSVVPEKEKPMQFSFANLKIINPAQLSLEPFYKIHDSRYMMYWMTLNEDQYKNYLDSLQKLESEKLLLEKRTVDFVAPGEQQPEADHQLLQNISQTGTFSDQFWRSANNGGYFSYLLDTRGETRLKISLKYWGAEWGKKIFDIYIDDKKLLTVDNSERWNNSGFKTDEYPIPEDMLTGKKNVRLRIQTSQGNTSSAIYYIRLLKNTDKK